From the genome of Dermochelys coriacea isolate rDerCor1 chromosome 1, rDerCor1.pri.v4, whole genome shotgun sequence:
GGATTGTCACCTGTGCTtcaccagatgtggccttcaggaacacTCCATGCACACCTGCCGAGCGCCTCCGCCAGAAAAGAAATTGCTCAagatgcagcaaaaaaaaaaaaacatgttccgGGAGGTAGTGCACTGCTCCAATGCAGAAAAAAGGGAACATAAGGAATGCTGGGAAGCCAAacagcaggacagaaaagagaaccAAACTTTAGTTAAGGACGCAACTGAGGGGACGATTAAAGTAATGGAAGAGCAAACGCAGATGCTGCAGTCCTTAATattgctgcagactgagcagatctgtGCTCGCCCTCCCCTTCAGCACACTTTTCCATGCTCCCCCACAAACTCTGCACGCACATTCCTTTCCACTTTCCAGGACTTCTcgtttccccttcactccaccccctcgGACAACTTTCACAATAGCCGGACCTACACACAGTTGTGAAAGTCTGTCCTTCCCTGGCTCCTTCTTTCCCAGCAGGCAtctatgtgtttgtgtgtgctgtttcttgtttaataaaagcaaagcTTTTTAATGGTGaatcatctttatttttatcTAAAAATTGAGATTGCAGGCACTACTAGGACTTGCACAGGCATTGTAATCATTGTCTTACAGGAACACAAGACCCAAAATGACATCATTGCATCCTAGGAAATCTAACACCAGTGACAGAGATATACATTACTGGTACTCATTGTCAAAGtgctgcctcaaagcctcccgCATTCAAATTGCCACTCTCCCGCCCCGGGCTCCTCTGAAAGCCctagtatctggctgctcaaaatcagcagctaaGGGTCTGCCCCAGCACTGcacccctgagcaaacctttcaccttAGCTTCACAGAGAGTATGCAATGTACAGCATGCAGCTATGACCAttggaatattatcctcattaaGGTCTAGTCTGCCATAAAGGCATCGCCAAcgtgcctttaatctgccaaaggcacattcaactgtcatccaGCACCTACTCAgtctgttgttgaaccgctccttactTCTCTCCAGGCGTCCAGTGTAAGGTTCCATGAGCCACTGCTGTAAGGGGTACATccggtctcccaggatcactatgggcatttttAAACATCCCCTCCAGTAATCTTCTGTTTTGGAAAGAAAGTCCTCgcttgcagctttctatacaggccagtgttcctaaagatgcatgcgtcatgcaccttttcaAACCACCccgcattgatgtcagtgaaatgtcctCACTGATCCACAATCGCCTGCAACACTATGGAGAAgcaccccttcctattgatgtactccgttacaaggtggtctggtgccaaaattggaaagTATGCGCCATCTATCGCCACTCCACAGTTAGAGaaccccatttctgcaaagccgtCCACTATTTCATGCGTATTTCCCACAGTCACAGTCCTTCGTAACAGGATGCCATTTATTACCTTGCACCCTTGCATTAATGCAGCCCCAACGtttgacttccccactccaaattgattggCGACCGAcgggtagcagtctggagtcgccagcttccacacagtgattgccacACACTTCTCTACTGAGAGGACtcatccaattaagtgagctgtagctcatgaaagcttatgctcaaataaatttgttagtctctaaggtgccacaagtactccttttctttttgcgaatacagactaatactctgaaagctctcattctggtgtccttgcaccgcaggtcTGGGGCAAGCTCCACACACAGttcaggaaggtggctttccacattcaaaagttctgcagccactgctcttcatcccacacctgcatgatgATATGATCCTTCCATTCCGTGCTTGTTAcccgagcccaaaagtgacaGTCTACCCTATGCAATTGCTCTGTAAtgcaaaagcaatctaaagttgctcctatccatgtCACTCAGAATGTCGGGTGCCTGCaagtcttcttcagttaggaacttgaCGATTAACTGCACTGCGATCCGcgatgtcttcatgacagttaacaGAGCATAGAAGAGCAGTTCAGGATCCCttccttctcacaaagatgcaggggtgcacagcagagaATGGCTGCTGCAGAAATGCCACGAAAGAAAGCAGGAAGCCCATGGAGTGCTGGGACATATATCAATGCATCACAGGACATTTAGCCAGATCCTAAGCTGTGCCACGACccactccgccttcccacaacacctagcaACAGAAGGTGTCAAGCTGGATGTGGGATcggtacccacagtgcaatgctcacACTGTTGACAAAGATGCCCCCAATGTGTACGTGATCtgccaacagagggagcaagtgtgaacatgaaATTCCGATTTTTATTATGTCACCTTTTGGGTGTCAACAacacttttgtcaacaaaaactggtagtgtagacatggccttagtcatTGTTCCCTTCTTTGTTGCTTGTTTCTCTTTCCTCCAATACTCCACTCTCATATCTTTAGTTCTCTCGTGCCCCTATTTTCTGTGGCTGTCCAAGTCACTCTGCCCTGAATGCCCAAGATGACAGGGACAGGAGAGCTGAAGAAAGgcacagaagcaaaaaaaaaaagagactattAAAATTAAGTGAGTTTTTACTAAAGTgctcttttggaaaaaaatattttaaaataggcaaCTTGCTAAAAAAACAACACTTAAATTGAAGCATCTAGTTCACAGGAATGCTAAAGGCCCTGGAATTACTGTTAATATTTACATTTGCAATGCTGGCCAAGTATCTTTGTAAAGAAAGGAAGATTTCATTAGGTTATTTTCTAAACCATGGTAAATCTCTAGTTATACAAATAGATAAGATAGCATATCTGACACCACAAACTACAAACTGGGACATTTGGGGAGAAAAACAGGGACATATTTTAGTTCCATCAAAATACATTGGATTGGGAGAGGTTCTCCTGAAGCGTAGACTGGGTTAAATGATTAGTGTTCCGCTAGGAACATGGGACTGAGACTTAAATAGAAGATGTTGGAGAGCAGATATGCATGAGAATTGACACAGTTGCTTTGACGTTATAGCTCCCATATTCATCCCATTTAGGGTTCTACCACCAAATAATTCCCAATTTTTCTTGCCATGAAATTTCAATATCTAATTGACATAATCCTTTGAAACAGTGTATATGTTACTCATACACTAGTTCCTACAACAGAAGAATATTTTCATTCATAGTTGTAATATTCCTAACAGTGAACCTGACtattaagctttttaaaaatccattctaAGGATATTCATCTGCTTTATGTATAAATATTGGATATTAATATTTGCACATAATACACAGTCAAAACAACATCTATACTGAGCTGAATGACATCCTGCTTATTCCAAGAACATTTCTCATTTTCAACTAAGTTTCCTGCAACTAGTTTGTTTTATCAATTATAATCTTAGAAACGCACTAACTGAATGATATCTCCGCTTTATCTATGAGAAATCAGTAATGTGATGCATAAGTTTGTACTTCCAGATTGCCTGTTTCATGTCCATCCCAAGTGAGTGGTGAGCTAAAGTTGCCGCCATCTAACGACTGTTTGGTCATCTGTGTGTAATGAGATGATGGGTGGATTCATTTCACTCCTATAGGTGCACACCAAAAAATAATCACCATTGTTTGTACTATTTGCCTTCTTGTTAGCATAGAGGTTAATGGTTTAACAGGTGCAGAACTACCTTTCTCATACTAAAATGCGACTCCTCCAGGATAGGGTCTAGCCACATTGGCAGGTTAGAATGGGAAAACAAAAGACTGTCAAGCCAGAGTTCTCCAAAAGCATtagaaaacttaaaagaaaaaacccaaatccATTATTAGAGATCTGTTATTCTAGAAATACTGATGACATAAGAAGAATAAGTAGGGCTGGTGGGGCCACTTTACCAAGTAGCCTAACTGAAACTTACATAATTGACTTACATAATTATATTTACATACTAGAGAGACAAGAACTCTAGAAATGCATATAGTGACAAAAGATTAATTTCAGACAACTTTACTGTTGTGTAATGTATAATAAGGAGCTCCATGTATGAGATTATGTTGGTTGGTCAAAGCTTCAAGAGGAAACGGTGCAAGCTGTGTTTGCCCCCTCCATATAAAAgagtttcctttctttttatttcgAGGGGTGTTTCATTAGATCCTTTGGTGCTTTCTGGATGTTCTGATAGCACAGtggccttttttttaaataaaaaaaaatcagatttttctgattaaatgccTTTGAAGAAAagaaacctatctaaagatagttttaattcaGATACATTATAgatcaaagatatctcatcatgaaatagggattataaattgtATAGTAAGAGACAATATATTGATGTAAttgttaaaaaaagttttttaaatgagttccaatagttcatggattagggacccaattttatggggttccacaggtttCTGTGCAGAAAGATTAAACCTAAATAATCTaaccaatgggactcagtgctcagtctagaagataccatcagagatgcttagttttacaggtctcaaactgtggatgtgtgtcaccagaggtaacatgcttgttaacagcaaaaatgtttttaaataaataaatagttatatagaggtgagaaatgaAAGACGTTAACTCTACTGTcactctgcaaatttgtgtacacagcgtcaatcccttacctctctctaaaagtgcaaagtttcaaaaacttcaatgaatagaagattgttgggggcggaatagatctggacaaggagaagaagtctagAGATAagtgtgagaagggagggacataaGCTTTTTGGTTAaattattatatgtttgctgttgaagaaaaaaatccagaatactcaacattgttgttttaattaaataaaacaatttaaatgtctgtctggtgatgttctcctcctaatacagcatggcaagaaaatcctccaaatattaatgattaacctgttgaattggagatagttcacctcccagtgacttcataaatatctgcttcaattacctttggtaaatgaaataatcaaacaaacaatcattcattctcggatatagctgtaaaactaatctgaaaagttttcaaaataaatcactgtttaaaaatagtgtgtaccttctaaaaatgaaacctacatctctctctgaattgtgaagaatatgtattaaggttataacaaccaacaagaatgcacttttatgtagaaaaccatgattaaatcgagtcttcctgactagtgatttaaatcatgatttacatcaaatccaccctggtccTAAGCCATTAATAAAGCAATGTAAATTTACATGTTTCTTTACACAAAAGATTTcaacctatttatttatttattttacagatatcAACCTTGCCATAATTAGCTGTACCTTTGTCACTTGCATGCTGGATTATTTATTCACTGTGATCTAGTTGGTGCTACGGACAACTAAAACTCCAGCTGATGGAGAATACAGTGGCTTGCTTACCTAACAGTGAAAAGAACATGTTAAGGTTGTATTCTGGAAATTATATTAGTTTCTAGATGTAATTCATGGAGTTGGTTTCCATGAAAAACTATAAAGCCCTTTATTATGCAGTCATGAATGCCTTGGAGATGACCTCTTTCCTTGTATTTCACTATGGCAGGTGTTTTGGTTTGTCAACTGACaagataaaaatataaagagGTCATATCTACAGTATGCAGAACACATACCATGAAAGTCTTTATAGACCACAACCACCACCAGCAGTTACATCTATACATGAATTTGAAGACGTGTAAACTCGTGGACACAAGCGTAAGGTGCTCTCTGAGGGCCACATGATACTCAAACATGCGTCCCTAAAACAGTTTGATTGGGGGAAGAGCAATTTCAGAGGTGAGCCCTCAAATCTAGCATTTACTTTCCCTGGGTCTGACAAAGATCCATTCTGCTGACTTACAggttataagctttcgtgagctacagctatgctcaaataaatttgttagtctctaaggtgctacaagtactccttttctttttactttttacaGGGTAtgtaaggcttgacaaagccctggctgggatgctttagttggggttagtcctgctttgagcaggagggttggagtagatgacctcctgaggtctcttccaactctaatcttctatgattctctgtctACACAACAGCGAGACAcccgcggctggcctgtgccagccaattCAAGAccgtttcattgctgtgtagactttcaggcttgggctgaCGCCTGAGCTTCgggaccctcccactttgcaggatctgagagcttgggctccagcctgagcccagaagtctacacagtaATGACACAACCCTACaacctgagccccgcaagcccaagtcagctggcattaaccagctgcaggtttttctttggtttgtagacatacccatagagcaCACTGCAAACCTTATCAGTTGGTAATCAATGGGACAACTCGTAATTAAAGTTAAGCTTGCATATAAGTGCTTTGTAATATCAAGACCAGACTGTTCAGCAACTTGTAGAATTGGACACTTAGTCTTCAGTATTAGTGGGGTGGAAATGCCTTAATCTAATGTGATTTTACAGTATTGTTGTAGCAACGTttatcccaggatattagagagacaaggtaggtgaggtaatatgttttattggacatCCTGaaggaaatctttcctgaacccactTTTCTGGCCTTCGAACAATCCCCCCACCCAACcttgccaagctcatcatcaggaGCAAGCTCCCCACataccaggacacaccaactcaaaacgGCACCAGACCCTTCCATAATAGATGTAAAACATGAACACATATCTACACTGCTATGAAGATCAATACCTCCCATAACATATCTTTCAAGAACCATGAGTCTTACACATACTTATCAATCTGTGGTATACCTTATtgagtgcactaaatgccccaataataaCCAGACAACTATTACATTCTTGAaagaactcacacagaaaaataaaagacaaaaaaaaccccacaccctaTCACCGTGGGtgagcacttttcacaaaacattcACTCCATATCTGTCCCCTCAGTTCTCATcttcaaagaaaacctgcacaaacaccttcaaaagaagagcctgagaacttaaattcataactttgttagggTTCGTACACACTAGcgcttactttggtataactgaAGTTGTTCAGGGTTGTGGAAATGCCACCCCGGCCCCCGAGAGACCTAACTTACACTGACCTAAACGCCAGTGTGGACAATGCtaagttggtgggagaagctctcccgtggATATGCCTATCACCTCTTGGGGAGACCGAGCAATTATATCAATGTGAGAGCTGTCTCCCATCGGCAGagagcatctgcactagcagtgctacagctgcaccgctgtagttattctaatgtagaccagcccttagacaCAAAgcgtatgtcttcactagcaatgttaaagtgcaGCCGCGTGGCTGTGTAGTCgcggcaccagcgctgggagtaaaaaaaccacccccatgaGGGGAGTAGTAACCAACACtgggtgcactgtctacactgccactttacagtgctgaaacttgcagcgctcgggGGCATTTTATTCACACCTCTGAAGGAGAAGGATTCAGCAGtctaaagtggcagtgtagacaagtcctaaggctttatctacactggcaagtgaaagacaaaacttttgttgttcagaggtgttaaaaaaaaaccacacacataccCTCCCCCAAAAGATAAAAGTTTTGCTGAGGACAAGTGcaggtgtgaacagcgctttgtcagcaggagcccTGTCCTGACAACAATGCTAACGCtgctgctcgttgggggtggaagttttttttgtcagcaggagagctctctcctgccgacaaacagaGGCTTCACTGCCAAACAGAGGCTACACTGCGtgccttttagcagcatggctgcagctgttgctaaaagctgtgcagtgtagatggacagcttaaaaatcatggacttaataaaggacactggatttatggctccttacaacaatctataacccactaaccctcctttggGCTACaattgcagaggtgttaactgcccacttctcCTTGAATGGTTATTTATAATGAGTTAaatccttatgctaaacaatctgttccaccttgtatttagttgctACACTCTACGTTTCCCAGACTTCatgaagagctctgggtaagaaAGATCAAAAACTTGTCACTTGGTCCAAtcaaaggtattacctcacctaccttgtctctttaatctAATAGAAAcatttaagttatttttaaaaaactgtatttaAGTTATATTTATTCTGTATATGCCTACAGGTTAGTATAGGCACATAATGTAAATCATGTAAACTATACAATTATTACAATCCGTtcagaacaaaatgaaaatgtagcAAACATTTCTAATATAATTAGCTGCCtcttatacttaaaaaaaaatctgataaattTAGACATTAGTACTCAAATATACATTTTTACATagaaagggccaaatcctgcaaatcTCTGTTCACTCatgtactcccactgaagttttgGAACTACTTAAGTGAGATAATCTAACTCAGAACAGGTTTACTGGATAAATAATGTATTTACCAGATACCAAGACAAAAGTTGAAGTAAAAGCAAATTACATACCAAAAAACCTCACATTTAAATATATTCATCCAAGAAGAAtttgacaaaaacaacaaaactcaaAGTTATGATGGACCATACAAAATTCATGTCACGGtgaagaacaaaaaaaccctcacatcAGCTTGATTAAAGGATTCTTGTTTTGCATACCCATGCTTTTACTAACTTGTGTCTCTTGCTACActgagattttttgggggggaatttTCTATTATTGATAAATACTTGCTCTTTCAGAAGCTTGAAATGTTTTTTACACTATTAATTTGGCAATTAACGGATCCTCTTCTGATCTTTGAGGCTATATATATCTGATTTGATCAGTGAAGTACTTTGGGATCCAAGGAACTATAAGTAAATTACAGACAAACAACAAAATTGTTAGCaaatgtcaatgggactacacataGCGTGCAAAATTAAGCgtgtgtgtaaatctttgcaggataaAGGACTTTTACTCCCAATTTCTGAATATTTACTGCAGGTGCTGATGCACAAGACAAAAAACCCACTGCAAGTGTTAGTTTTCAAttgcaggttaaaaaaaacactacattttatttgtaaattgaaCAAATTCAATATGGAAAGGAACACCAAGTTGTTATTTCAAAGTTTGTTTTCAGAACTGTACACACTTTGTGCAGACAAAAGTTTAAATATTAATGAAGACCCATTCTGTACTATACATTTTCACACAACAATACAAAAGAATATTGACTTTAATTGAGTAAAaagtatagatttaaaaaaatattttaaactattatCAAGTAGaatgataggtattttgaaattaaaGTCTGAGGATAAGAACAGCGTTTATTCTATACCGGACCCTTTCAGCTGATAAGTGGTGACTGAATTTGGAGAAACTTGCTCCTGGCTGCTAATGTGCTCAAAATTTTATTTCCTGAGCATGCATAACTGTGTTTATAGTGAAATAGAAATCAACAGAGCAAAGTGACAGCAGGAACAGATATCATTCCATAGATCAAATTCTACTCACTTCATTGAAATTACACTTGTGTAACCAAGAGGAGAATAAGAGCGCAAGAATATCAGTTAATTGCTGAAATAGGAGAGCTCTAAGTATTTTTTCTGACCAATAAAagcaatgactttttaaaaattctctcaggaaatgaatttttaaaaaaagttatgctGGTCCAGATCTACTGTCAATCTctccagctccattgaagtctgtggagttATGCTGACATACAAGAGATGAGGATCTGACACTTGCATACAATCTCAAAGTTATTCTCCCATAATAAGTGCTTTAGTGACTTTGGAGTCTAAATACCATtgcctttcaatgagacttagggaCTTCTGAAAATTTCACCTTACCATTTTAACATAAACCAAATGTTGAGTAATAGGTATACAGTTGTCTTTTTATAACCTTCATTTATAGCACCCATCACCAAAGTATCTAGTGACCTCAATTaaaaagtagatttttaaaaaacatgtacaCAATATCTAAAACTAAAAGTCAGTCAGAACTGACTTTGATTATGCTGATGCCCAGTTACAATAATATAGGCCCTATCCACTTTGGGCCCctcaagagtttaaaaaaaaaaaaaaaaaaaaaaatcaagcagcaAGATGTGGACAGCAATAAGAATGACTGAAATAAACTAAACTTCATATGGATGAACTTACTTAAAATGTCCTCTTTATAAGAAATCATTTACAAACTAACATGGTAAACCTACCAGTTCTCCAGTTATAAAACATGCTATTTTCTAAAAGTAGAAGACTTTTTGAACAAATAAGTTTCAGATATTAGATCCTCTAAATGCGTTatttgccaggaaaaaaaaaaaaaaagtcaatgctctgtctttccccccccctcctaaCAGGTTTGGGAATCTTACCTATTTAACGTCATGCTGCCCTAGCTAAATGATGAATCCTGCCTATTGCTTTCAAATGCACCAACCTTCTCAAAAACACTGGATGGTGTCATCAAACAAAACCTGATGTTCTGAATGATGGTGTCGGTATGTCTCCAGCGTCTTCTATCATGCCGCAGCCAAGCCTGAACAGCCTCGTACAGCTCTATCTCTGGAAACCTGCTCAGATGATCATTATCCAAATAAGACATAAGCTTTTCAAAGCTcagataggacaagaagtcagGTCTGGACATGAGTGGCACAAAGTTCTCTAGCAGAAAGGAGTCCAACTTTTCCCTGACTCCATCGATGTTTACACCAAAATCATCTAAGAGTCTCATAATTTCTGCACAGTTTTCTAAGCAGatttttgctaaaagaaaagagcAGCAGAACTTCACCACCTCTATGAGCTGAACATACATGGCAGCCTGCAGAATCTCATGAACAGTGTTCATGCTCAGTTCAATGTTTCCGTAGTACATGAATTGGAGGACGTGGCTGAACCCTGTGGCAGTCAGACCTTTCAAATGGATTTTATCTTGATCTCGCTCCCTCATGTCAGCTGTGAACATAATCCTGAAGTAATCACTCTGGGTAGCAAGCAATGCTTTATGGGCCTGAAACTGGTGGTCTTCAATGACAAGAGTGACGTCAAGAAGCAATCCCTCCTCATACAGTGCTCTGAACCCAGCAGAGACACTGGTATCATGGATGGAGGAGCTAAACCCTTCCACGTCCCCTGCCATGAATCACCTGAAAAAAAGGAATCAAAGCAGAAAGTGTTATTTCTAAGAGTTTACATAATACAAGCTTTTCCAGACCAGATGAACCTTAACATTAATATCAATGTGTTAAAGgtcaatgaaaataaattatctACAATAAAAATGCTTAGGTGGTCCACCCTATGCAGAAAACATCCATTTTTCAATCACTTAAATTGATTTAaggctgtaaaaacaaaaacgcAGGTAAAAAGTGTCTAGATATTAAAGTGTAAGATGacacatttatttcaaatttctggtGCTAAAAGCAGATTAATGTGCAAATGAGATAATACTACACATATTCTATTGATTTTACATCACTCTTTGGGAAGATAATTATGTAATGCCTCCAAAAGCTAGTCACATTGCATGTTTCTTTCCACAATGATTCCCAAAAGGACATATCACTGGAAAGCACAAAAACACTTGATATTAAAGGCATCTGAAAGGAAGAGAAACTTcttcatcttaaaaaaataagacTCAAAAGGCCTTTACAaagcaataatttttaaaagtttattataGTAGAAGGTAAAAGTATTTCAATTCTCTCTATTAAGGTGTTCatggaaacaaagcattttgcaCTTTGATCAAGTGATTtagtctctttcttccccccactgtaaaatggagataattattTTTTACCTACTTCATAGTGCTATTTGTGAGGCCTAACTAGATAACAAGTCTGgtgaagtgcaaaatattaaggCCATCAGAAGCACAGTTGAGATTAGAACTCAGCAAATACTTCCCTACTGTGTTGTGGGGTTGCTAAGGCTCAACCACATATTAAGCACTTGATGCTTCTCAGATGGAAGGCATTTCATATGTGCTAAATATTTAATGGCAAAATATACATGGGagtaggaaattttgaaaaataagagTATTATGGGACACCACCTTATAGGGATTTGGGAAGACACCCgtcaggggaaaaaacaaaacaaaaaaacccccaaaaccaacCTTATTCAATATCTAGGATTTACTTAAATGGGCAAGAGTTTCAGCCTTAACACTGACATTTCTGGCTTTTTCCAGTTTAAGACAAGCCATTAACTTTGATGTGTGaatgtttttatattaatttaataaaattgccctaaactctgaatttcctgcaacactcattacattacattagtttttgtatttaatttaaaaactaaatcGGTTGTTGgcacaaattatttaaaactgaaacataTTTTAAGTTACAGTGGTGATAAATTTAAGAAATCactaatttttgaaaattatttctataaaactttaaaattaccaaactgattatatttaaatattatgaagACATAGATAGCTTACACCTGGTATGCCAAGCGTATAAGTTTAAGACCAGTGgtcataattagggccctaccaaattcatggccacgAAAACGCATCAtggactatgaaatctggtcttccccatgaaatctgactATTGTAGGGGGTTGTAGCATTCCCACtcttccttctctgctgctgcttctggcaatgctgccttcacagctgggcatccagccagcagccgccacgttctggctac
Proteins encoded in this window:
- the KLHL15 gene encoding kelch-like protein 15 isoform X3, with the translated sequence MAGDVEGFSSSIHDTSVSAGFRALYEEGLLLDVTLVIEDHQFQAHKALLATQSDYFRIMFTADMRERDQDKIHLKGLTATGFSHVLQFMYYGNIELSMNTVHEILQAAMYVQLIEVVKFCCSFLLAKICLENCAEIMRLLDDFGVNIDGVREKLDSFLLENFVPLMSRPDFLSYLSFEKLMSYLDNDHLSRFPEIELYEAVQAWLRHDRRRWRHTDTIIQNIRFCLMTPSSVFEKVKTSEFYRYSRQLRHEVDQAMNYFHSVHQQPLMEMKSNRIRSAKPQTAVFRGMIGHSM